Proteins from one Triticum aestivum cultivar Chinese Spring chromosome 7A, IWGSC CS RefSeq v2.1, whole genome shotgun sequence genomic window:
- the LOC123147245 gene encoding uncharacterized protein yields MFATAARWAAKKGKPKMAPIELTTAPDQAQSITRTIFDVVKEHGPLTISDVWEHVKDVGLRGLTSKRQMKIMLRWMREKQKLRLICDHDGPHKQFLYTTWFTNPKNAPQRPKRELSREPPKP; encoded by the exons ATGTTTGCGACGGCGGCGCGGTGGGCGGCGAAGAAGGGGAAGCCCAAGATGGCGCCGATCGAGCTCACGACGGCGCCGGATCAGGCGCAGTCCATCACCCGCACCATCTTCGACGTCGTCAAGGAGCACGGCCCCCTCACCATCTCCGACGTTTGGGAGCACGTCAAG GATGTAGGCCTGAGGGGTTTGACAAGCAAGAGGCAGATGAAGATCATGCTGCGGTGGATGAGGGAGAAGCAGAAGCTCCGGCTCATCTGCGACCATGACGGACCTCACAAACAATTCCTCTACACGACATGGTTCACCAACCCCAAGAATGCGCCGCAGAGGCCCAAGAGGGAGCTCAGCAGAGAGCCTCCCAAGCCATGA